A portion of the Thermoproteota archaeon genome contains these proteins:
- a CDS encoding metal-dependent transcriptional regulator, with translation MAELTPRAQDYLRTIYQLSSKGSKVRLVTLSEALGVRMPTALQMVRSLAGQGLVKYEKHGEIELTEEGRRIAEEIQTKHNLLFEFLTKYLGVNPRVAEKDACGMEHHLSEETYDRLLKFIEFMEGCPHGLPRWLEGFHFYLRWGRRPVLRADEEAVILPMRRLSDLEPGEAGKVVAVRADPDERIRLAERGIVIGSTVLMEEKTGKRVSVRLIEGRIDLSIEEASLVSVI, from the coding sequence ATGGCCGAACTTACCCCGAGGGCCCAAGACTATCTGCGCACCATATACCAGCTATCGTCCAAGGGAAGCAAGGTGAGGCTCGTCACACTCTCCGAAGCCCTTGGAGTCAGGATGCCCACGGCGTTGCAGATGGTGAGGTCCCTGGCAGGTCAGGGCCTAGTTAAGTACGAGAAACATGGTGAGATCGAGCTGACTGAGGAGGGCAGGCGCATAGCTGAGGAGATACAGACCAAGCACAACCTCCTCTTCGAGTTCCTCACCAAGTACCTCGGAGTGAACCCTAGGGTGGCTGAGAAGGACGCTTGCGGGATGGAACATCACCTGAGCGAGGAGACCTACGACCGCCTCCTGAAATTCATAGAGTTCATGGAAGGTTGTCCCCACGGGCTGCCGAGGTGGCTGGAGGGCTTTCACTTCTACCTGAGGTGGGGGAGGAGACCTGTTCTGAGGGCGGATGAGGAGGCCGTGATACTCCCAATGAGGAGGCTCTCGGATTTAGAGCCGGGTGAAGCCGGTAAGGTCGTGGCTGTCCGGGCGGATCCGGACGAGAGGATTAGGTTGGCTGAGAGGGGAATCGTGATAGGGAGCACCGTCCTCATGGAGGAGAAGACGGGTAAGCGAGTGAGTGTAAGGTTGATAGAAGGCAGAATCGATCTGTCGATTGAAGAGGCCTCGCTAGTCTCGGTGATATAG
- a CDS encoding MBL fold metallo-hydrolase, with the protein MNAKVVRICCGPYESLAYLLVDEERGDAVLIDAGPPAEEILNVLGREEASLRLVLVTHTHFDHIAGLPELADHMDVRALAHEEDISVLSDFWPLNMGPLPDLEPLEGDVRIGSLSIEPLHTPGHTPGSVCYHIRKLGAVFTGDTLFKGNIGRTNFKHGDPMRMRESLLRLMELPPSTAVLPGHGEPTTIGAERANLGEYLRWLET; encoded by the coding sequence ATGAACGCCAAGGTGGTCAGGATCTGCTGCGGACCGTACGAGAGCCTCGCTTACCTGCTAGTGGATGAGGAGCGTGGAGATGCTGTTCTGATCGATGCAGGTCCCCCAGCCGAGGAGATCCTTAACGTCCTCGGAAGGGAGGAAGCTTCACTGAGACTCGTGCTTGTGACTCACACTCACTTCGACCACATTGCAGGGCTCCCTGAGCTGGCGGACCATATGGATGTGAGGGCCTTAGCACATGAGGAGGACATCTCCGTCCTCAGCGATTTCTGGCCGCTCAACATGGGACCCCTTCCCGATCTGGAGCCTCTTGAAGGGGATGTGAGGATCGGTTCCCTCTCGATAGAGCCCCTCCATACGCCCGGCCACACACCCGGCAGTGTCTGCTATCACATCAGAAAGCTGGGGGCTGTGTTCACTGGAGACACGCTCTTCAAGGGGAATATCGGGAGGACCAACTTCAAGCACGGTGATCCCATGAGAATGAGGGAGAGCCTCCTCAGGCTGATGGAACTCCCCCCATCGACAGCGGTCCTGCCCGGACATGGGGAACCCACGACGATTGGGGCGGAGAGGGCCAATCTAGGGGAGTACCTTAGGTGGCTGGAGACATAG